One Xylocopa sonorina isolate GNS202 unplaced genomic scaffold, iyXylSono1_principal scaffold0014, whole genome shotgun sequence genomic window carries:
- the LOC143431760 gene encoding uncharacterized protein LOC143431760 has protein sequence MEKYSALRSFKQNNKHRLISKFNIKRILKKPAYKRKFPRSTREHTEFDKYPYETTCPNCLSYIETKIYHFNTGVTHAIAASLIPVCLCMIPYCSNEYKNTAHYCPRCKIYLGTNYGKGRNIFFLCATN, from the exons atggAAAAGTATAGCGCATTACGCAGCTTTAAACAAAATAACAAACATCGTTTGATATCAAAATTCAATATAAAACGCATTCTAAAGAAGCCAGCGTATAAAAGAAAATTTCCTCGTTCAACTCGAG AGCACACTGAATTCGACAAATATCCGTACGAAACGACCTGTCCGAATTGCTTGAGCTATATAGAGACCAAAATTTACCATTTTAATACTGGCGTGACTCACGCGATAGCTGCAAGTTTAATTCCTGTTTG TTTGTGTATGATACCGTACTGCTCGAACGAATACAAAAATACGGCGCATTATTGTCCCAGATGCAAGATTTACTTGGGTACCAACTACGGGAAaggaagaaatatttttttcctTTGCGCTACGAACTAG
- the LOC143431705 gene encoding thioredoxin-like protein 1, giving the protein MGAVRVIKEDSQFFGEIASAGAKLVVVDFTATWCGPCQRIAPVFEQLSLKYPNAVFLKVDVDKCADTAAMQGVSAMPTFIFYRNQTKLGLCQGADPVGLESKIQQFYSSGESDDSESPVSGHMDLTTYICKTKCECLNESDDHNLQQCLSADDGYLESDCDEQLILSIAFLQAVKVHSLKIKAPKDKGPKNIRLYINQPRTIDFDMADSNTSVQDLTLSAEDIEEGNPVPLRYVKFQYVQNLQIFVKDNQSGSETTRIDHLAVFGSPVLITNMGDFKRVIGKKGESH; this is encoded by the exons ATGGGAGCCGTACGCGTGATCAAAGAGGACAGCCAGTTTTTCGGAGAAATTGCCAGCGCTGGCGCGAAATTAGTCGTAGTCGATTTCACAGCGACATG GTGCGGACCTTGCCAGAGAATCGCACCGGTGTTCGAGCAGCTGTCCCTGAAATACCCGAACGCAGTGTTCCTGAAGGTGGACGTGGACAAATGCGCGGACACAGCTGCGATGCAGGGGGTGAGCGCGATGCCGACGTTCATATTCTACCGGAACCAGACCAAGCTGGGCCTGTGCCAAGGCGCCGACCCTGTCGGGCTCGAGTCCAAGATCCAACAGTTCTACAGCAGCGGAGAGTCGGACGACTCTGAGAGTCCTGTGTCCGGACAT ATGGACTTGACTACGTACATCTGCAAAACGAAGTGCGAATGCCTGAACGAATCGGATGACCACAATCTCCAGCAGTGTTTAAGCGCAGACGATGGATACTTGGAGAGCGACTGCGATGAACAGCTGATCCTGTCCATAGCATTCCTGCAGGCTGTTAAAGTCCACTCGCTGAAGATCAAAGCGCCCAAGGACAAGGGGCCGAAGAACATCAGGCTGTACATCAACCAACCGAGGACAATCGACTTCGATATGGCTGACTCGAACACAAGCGTTCAAGATCTAAC ACTGTCAGCGGAGGACATCGAAGAGGGCAACCCAGTGCCTCTGCGCTACGTAAAGTTCCAGTACGTGCAGAACTTACAGATATTCGTGAAGGATAATCAAAGTGGCAGTGAGACGACAAGAATCGACCATCTGGCTGTGTTTGGCTCTCCGGTTCTGATCACAAACATGGGAGACTTCAAGAGAGTGATCGGTAAGAAAGGAGAGAGCCATTAG